The following proteins are co-located in the Streptomyces sp. DT2A-34 genome:
- a CDS encoding CDGSH iron-sulfur domain-containing protein, translating into MPNSPSDEPRRIKVQRQGPLLVEGPVEVELEDGTIVTSDRFRVALCTCRRSRRYPWCDTSHRDRSKDR; encoded by the coding sequence GTGCCGAACTCCCCGTCTGACGAACCGCGCCGCATCAAGGTCCAGCGCCAGGGTCCCCTCTTGGTGGAGGGCCCGGTGGAGGTGGAGCTGGAGGACGGCACGATCGTCACGTCCGACCGCTTCCGCGTCGCCCTGTGCACCTGCCGCCGCAGCCGCCGCTACCCGTGGTGCGACACCAGCCACCGCGACCGGTCCAAGGATCGGTGA
- a CDS encoding helix-turn-helix transcriptional regulator, translating into MSDASLWSALADPHRRAIVALLLERPRPVGEIVEACGLSQPSTSKHLKVLREAGLVRVRQDAQRRVYALDPAPIAELDAWLAPYRELWNRSLDALGRRLDEMSDDTAHTPRNPPRRTDPP; encoded by the coding sequence ATGTCCGACGCCTCGCTCTGGAGCGCCCTCGCCGATCCCCACCGGCGGGCCATCGTCGCGCTCCTGCTGGAGCGGCCGCGGCCCGTCGGGGAGATCGTGGAGGCATGCGGGCTGAGCCAGCCGAGTACGTCGAAGCATCTGAAGGTGCTCCGGGAGGCGGGTCTGGTGCGGGTGCGGCAGGATGCCCAGCGCCGCGTCTACGCCCTCGATCCCGCCCCGATCGCCGAACTCGACGCCTGGCTGGCCCCGTACCGCGAGCTCTGGAACCGCAGCCTGGACGCCCTGGGCCGCCGACTCGACGAGATGTCGGACGACACGGCGCACACCCCGAGGAATCCACCACGAAGGACTGATCCACCATGA
- a CDS encoding protease inhibitor encodes MRNTARWAATLGLTATAVCGPLTGSALATPDAAPASLYAPSALVLTVAHGDSATMTTPVRAVTLSCSPTPSGTHPDSASACAELRGVGGNFEALTARDGMLCTKQYDPVIVTVDGVWQGKRVSYERTFANECVKGSYTTSLFAF; translated from the coding sequence ATGCGGAACACCGCGCGCTGGGCAGCGACCCTCGGCCTCACGGCCACCGCCGTCTGCGGACCCCTCACCGGGTCCGCCCTGGCCACCCCGGACGCCGCCCCCGCCTCGCTCTACGCACCCTCGGCCCTGGTGCTCACCGTGGCCCACGGTGACAGCGCCACCATGACCACCCCGGTGCGCGCGGTCACCCTGAGCTGTTCCCCGACGCCCTCGGGCACCCATCCCGACTCCGCCTCGGCCTGTGCCGAACTGCGCGGTGTGGGCGGGAACTTCGAGGCCCTGACGGCCCGGGACGGCATGCTGTGCACCAAGCAGTACGACCCCGTGATCGTCACCGTCGACGGTGTGTGGCAGGGCAAGCGGGTCTCCTATGAGCGCACCTTCGCCAACGAGTGCGTGAAGGGCTCGTACACCACGAGTCTCTTCGCGTTCTAA
- a CDS encoding STAS domain-containing protein, which yields MAAAPFRSVPPPANAHARTRRCGPFTVVEVVGEIDLATAALLAEHLDAATARPESDVVVDLRRVDFLDCSGLRVLCRAERRARDRGGRLRVVSDAPRIRRLLHGAGLLGRFAPLPRIPGESG from the coding sequence ATGGCCGCGGCCCCCTTCCGGTCCGTGCCGCCCCCGGCGAACGCCCATGCCCGCACGCGCAGATGCGGCCCGTTCACCGTGGTCGAGGTCGTGGGTGAGATCGATCTGGCGACGGCGGCGCTTCTCGCCGAGCATCTGGACGCGGCGACGGCGAGGCCGGAGTCGGACGTGGTGGTCGATCTGCGGCGGGTCGACTTCCTCGACTGCTCGGGACTGCGTGTCCTGTGCCGGGCCGAGAGGCGGGCCAGGGACCGTGGCGGCCGTCTCCGGGTCGTCTCCGACGCGCCGCGGATCCGGCGGCTGCTGCACGGCGCGGGCCTGCTGGGCCGTTTCGCGCCCTTGCCGCGGATCCCCGGGGAAAGCGGGTGA
- a CDS encoding amidinotransferase — MEEHLVSPVNSHNEWDPLEEIVVGRLDRATIPSRHPVVACNVPTWTGRLLGLAGGFRYPRVLIERAQDELEQFIALLRSLDVTVRRPDPVDHRQRFGTPHWSSRGFCNTCPRDSLLVIGDEIIETPMAWPCRYFETHSYRPILKDYFRRGARWTAAPKPQLTDELFEPGFRAPEPGEPMRYILTEFEPVFDAADFVRAGRDLFVTRSNVTNRTGIEWLRRHLGAGYRIHEIESRCRTPMHIDTTFVLLAPGKVLVNPEYVDVDRLPDVLRSWDVLVAPEPDPIDDRVLRVTSMCGKWLSMNVLMVDEKRVIAERHHTGMLRALEQWGFEPIPCDLLHYAPFGGSFHCATLDIRRRGTLESYFD, encoded by the coding sequence GTGGAGGAACATCTTGTTTCGCCGGTCAACTCGCACAACGAGTGGGACCCGCTGGAGGAAATCGTCGTCGGGCGTCTCGACCGCGCGACGATCCCGTCCCGTCATCCGGTCGTGGCCTGCAACGTCCCGACATGGACGGGGCGGTTGCTGGGGCTGGCAGGCGGCTTCAGGTATCCGCGCGTGCTGATCGAGCGGGCACAGGACGAACTCGAACAGTTCATCGCTCTCCTGCGGTCCCTCGACGTCACGGTCAGGCGCCCCGACCCGGTCGACCACAGGCAACGCTTCGGTACCCCGCACTGGTCGTCGCGCGGTTTCTGCAACACCTGTCCGCGTGACAGCCTGCTCGTGATCGGCGACGAGATCATCGAGACCCCGATGGCATGGCCGTGCCGGTATTTCGAGACCCACTCCTATCGCCCGATCCTCAAGGACTACTTCCGGCGCGGCGCGCGCTGGACGGCGGCGCCGAAGCCGCAGCTCACCGACGAGCTGTTCGAGCCGGGTTTCCGTGCGCCCGAGCCCGGCGAGCCCATGCGCTACATCCTCACCGAGTTCGAGCCGGTCTTCGATGCCGCGGATTTCGTGCGCGCCGGTCGCGATCTGTTCGTCACGCGGAGCAATGTCACGAATCGGACGGGCATCGAGTGGTTGCGCCGCCATCTCGGGGCCGGCTACCGCATCCACGAGATCGAGAGCCGCTGCCGCACGCCCATGCACATCGACACGACCTTCGTCCTGCTCGCACCCGGCAAGGTGCTGGTCAATCCCGAGTACGTCGACGTCGACCGCCTGCCCGACGTCCTGAGGTCCTGGGACGTCCTGGTCGCTCCCGAGCCCGATCCGATCGACGACCGGGTGCTCAGGGTCACCTCGATGTGCGGCAAATGGCTCAGCATGAACGTGCTGATGGTCGACGAGAAACGAGTGATCGCCGAGCGCCACCACACCGGCATGCTGCGCGCGCTCGAACAGTGGGGCTTCGAGCCGATCCCGTGCGACCTGCTGCACTACGCGCCGTTCGGCGGCTCGTTCCACTGCGCGACGCTCGACATCCGGCGCCGCGGCACGCTCGAGTCGTACTTCGACTGA
- a CDS encoding HemK2/MTQ2 family protein methyltransferase, which produces MPGYPGPVKTLVPPGVYAPQEDTALLVGALHDEPLPDGAHVLDVGTGSGALAIEAARRGTQVTAVDVSWRAVCAARLNTRLAGLDVRIRHGNLFAPVRGQSFDLILANPPYVPAPDTGRAPHGAARSWDAGQDGRLLLDRICREAPALLRPGGVLLVVHSALSCPGRTLTHLRGAGLKASVTRRRVIPFGPVLRSRESWLRERGLLSAPDHREELVVVRAELPV; this is translated from the coding sequence ATGCCGGGGTACCCGGGGCCGGTGAAGACACTGGTGCCTCCGGGCGTCTACGCCCCTCAGGAAGACACCGCCCTGCTCGTCGGCGCCCTGCACGACGAGCCGCTGCCCGACGGTGCGCACGTCCTCGACGTGGGGACCGGTTCGGGCGCGCTGGCGATCGAAGCCGCTCGACGCGGCACGCAGGTGACCGCGGTGGACGTGTCCTGGCGGGCGGTGTGCGCGGCGCGGCTGAACACCCGGCTGGCCGGGCTCGATGTCCGCATCCGGCACGGCAACCTCTTCGCCCCGGTGCGGGGGCAGTCGTTCGACCTCATCCTGGCCAATCCGCCGTACGTACCCGCGCCGGACACGGGACGCGCCCCGCACGGTGCGGCCCGGTCCTGGGACGCGGGCCAGGACGGACGGCTCCTCCTCGACCGGATCTGCCGGGAGGCCCCGGCCCTGCTGCGCCCCGGCGGCGTTCTCCTCGTCGTGCACTCGGCGCTCAGCTGCCCCGGCCGGACCCTGACGCACCTGCGCGGGGCAGGGCTGAAGGCATCCGTGACGCGGCGTCGGGTGATCCCGTTCGGCCCCGTGCTGCGGTCGCGGGAGAGCTGGCTGCGAGAGCGCGGCCTGCTGAGCGCCCCGGACCACAGGGAGGAACTGGTGGTCGTCCGTGCCGAACTCCCCGTCTGA
- a CDS encoding Ppx/GppA family phosphatase, which yields MRISVVDAGSNTVRLVVADAEDGVPLPVHTEKWRLRLSQQVRPGDSIPEEAVEQLVGAVAAASRTATRWGATAPLAFATAVVRGAPNRQEVVRTVRTRTGVSLCILPGEVEAELTFLGARRWMGWRSGPLALLDIGGGSLEVAFGRGRLPDFVASLPLGAARLTHEFFADEDPPATRQVRALRRKVRHQLRDVAARIRWEGPHTATATSRTFQQLGRLCGAAPGRHGPFMERQLARSELREAIGRLAVLPAAERALLPGISAPRAAQSLAGAVVAHTAMKLTGLSTVTICPWAIREGIMLRHIEDGASWWAEISRLNDEAVPSDPVPLRIASAPATS from the coding sequence ATGCGAATCAGCGTCGTGGATGCAGGCTCGAACACGGTCCGACTGGTGGTGGCCGATGCGGAGGACGGGGTACCGCTGCCCGTTCACACCGAGAAATGGCGGCTGCGGCTGTCCCAGCAGGTCAGGCCCGGGGACAGCATCCCCGAGGAGGCGGTCGAGCAATTGGTCGGCGCGGTCGCCGCCGCGAGCCGGACCGCGACCAGATGGGGCGCCACCGCTCCCCTGGCCTTCGCGACCGCCGTGGTGCGCGGCGCGCCGAACCGCCAGGAGGTGGTGCGTACCGTGCGCACGCGGACGGGGGTGAGTCTGTGCATCCTGCCGGGCGAGGTCGAGGCCGAGCTCACCTTCCTCGGGGCGCGGCGGTGGATGGGCTGGCGGTCGGGGCCGCTCGCCCTGCTGGACATCGGCGGCGGCTCGCTCGAAGTGGCCTTCGGTCGTGGCCGGTTACCGGACTTCGTGGCGTCGCTGCCGCTCGGCGCGGCACGGCTGACCCATGAGTTCTTCGCCGACGAGGACCCGCCGGCGACGCGCCAGGTGCGGGCGCTGCGCCGCAAGGTCCGCCATCAGCTGCGGGACGTCGCGGCCCGGATCCGCTGGGAGGGGCCGCACACGGCGACCGCCACCTCGCGTACGTTCCAGCAGCTGGGCCGCCTGTGCGGGGCCGCACCGGGTCGGCACGGGCCGTTCATGGAACGGCAGTTGGCGCGTTCGGAACTGCGTGAGGCCATCGGGCGCCTGGCCGTGCTGCCCGCCGCCGAGCGCGCCCTGCTGCCCGGCATCTCCGCACCGCGCGCCGCCCAGAGCCTGGCCGGCGCGGTGGTCGCGCACACGGCGATGAAGCTGACCGGCCTCAGTACGGTGACGATCTGTCCGTGGGCGATCCGCGAAGGGATCATGCTGCGGCACATCGAGGACGGCGCGTCCTGGTGGGCGGAGATCAGCCGCCTCAACGACGAGGCCGTTCCGTCCGACCCGGTGCCCCTGCGGATCGCGAGCGCGCCCGCGACCAGCTGA
- a CDS encoding SRPBCC family protein, whose translation MTADLTGTFLTLDDGRPAVRFSRTYDHPVERVWRFLTDADELAHWFPSRAEIELRPGGTIRFSGDPNMEDSTGRVIAVDEPRHLSFEWGGDELHFDLEALDDGRTRFTLTNILVAENTAARNSAGWEVCLAALDAHVRGERFEGAHAGADAPWKEFYDGYVSADVPSGAPVPGLDA comes from the coding sequence ATGACCGCCGACCTCACCGGCACCTTTCTGACCCTGGACGACGGCCGCCCGGCCGTCCGCTTCAGCCGTACCTACGACCATCCCGTCGAGCGCGTCTGGCGGTTCCTGACCGACGCCGACGAACTGGCCCACTGGTTCCCGTCCCGCGCCGAGATCGAGCTGCGCCCCGGCGGCACCATCAGGTTCAGCGGCGACCCGAACATGGAGGACTCCACGGGCCGGGTGATCGCCGTCGACGAGCCCCGGCACCTGTCCTTCGAGTGGGGCGGCGACGAACTGCACTTCGACCTGGAGGCCCTGGACGACGGGCGCACCCGCTTCACCCTCACCAACATCCTCGTCGCCGAGAACACCGCCGCCCGCAACAGCGCCGGCTGGGAGGTCTGCCTGGCCGCCCTCGACGCGCACGTGCGCGGGGAGCGCTTCGAGGGAGCGCACGCCGGGGCCGACGCGCCGTGGAAGGAGTTCTACGACGGCTATGTATCCGCCGACGTCCCCTCCGGCGCCCCGGTCCCGGGCTTGGACGCCTGA
- a CDS encoding NHLP bacteriocin export ABC transporter permease/ATPase subunit, giving the protein MTSVHEGDLVLHALGQMGTRIDCAGFNRLDLEGPQVLWLVASGAVDLFAVDAGQQGHWHHLGRLEAGSLLLGPVPGPHHTLVARPLRDCVVHRIGLRELYQPANTQTWSYDEYGNPQYVPPTTSPLEYALALGVGRSLSILFQAPMATERAAEVTDDDVFWMQVPPGSVQYGSLYGAEAAADLLMDPAVWQSMVDQQYRLLTTLDRWIEQLERTHETRTAEGIKAGEAVRAQADRTLLASIGKRGEKRTTAADADASYAACKLVAEAAGITLAEPAQSGTESDRLDPVERVAIASRVRARAVRLDGRWWRDNIGPLVGHRALSGAPVALLWRRGGYVAVHPATGRETPVEKANAEEFEPRAVMFYRPLPDRAPSPLRLLRFSMRGTGGDLTNLLISGLVTVAIGALVPIATGKILGEFVPKAQTGLIVQFCLAVMISSVVAAAFMLLQNLTILRLEGRIEATLQPALWDRLLRLPTKFFTERSTGELASQAMGISAIRRLMAGVGPVVASSVTVGAMNLALLFWYSVPMAMAAIGMLVVIAAVFLGLGLWQVRWQRRLVVLSNKLNNQAFQTLRGLPKLRVAAAENYAYAAWADRFARSRELQQKVGRIKNLTTVMGAVYLPVCTLLMFMLLAGPARGSMSAAAFLTFNTSVTMLLTSVTQLTGSFVSVVAALPLFEEIKPVLDATPEVRTASTRPGPLTGAIEARRLSFRYSDDGPLILDDVSFDVRPGEFVAIVGPSGCGKSTLLRLLIGFDKPVSGSVLYDGQDLSALDQSAVRRQCGVVLQHAQPFTGSILDVICGTEPYTPEEAMAAAEMAGLAEDIKRMPMGLHTIVSGSGAISGGQRQRLMIAQALIRRPRILFFDEATSALDNETQRTVIESTKALNATRIVIAHRLSTVLDADRVIVMEDGKVAQQGPPAQLLADTNGRLHELVRRQMA; this is encoded by the coding sequence ATGACCTCCGTCCACGAGGGCGACCTCGTTCTCCACGCGCTCGGTCAGATGGGCACGCGCATCGACTGCGCCGGCTTCAACCGCCTCGACCTCGAAGGCCCGCAGGTGCTGTGGCTGGTCGCGTCCGGCGCCGTGGACCTGTTCGCGGTCGACGCCGGACAGCAGGGCCACTGGCACCACCTCGGCCGCCTGGAGGCGGGCTCGCTGCTGCTCGGCCCGGTCCCGGGACCGCACCACACACTGGTGGCCCGCCCGCTCAGGGACTGCGTCGTGCACCGCATCGGGCTGCGCGAGCTGTACCAGCCCGCCAACACCCAGACATGGTCGTACGACGAGTACGGCAACCCGCAGTACGTCCCGCCGACGACGAGCCCCCTGGAATACGCCCTCGCGCTCGGCGTCGGCCGCAGCCTCTCCATTCTCTTCCAGGCACCGATGGCCACCGAGCGCGCTGCCGAGGTGACCGACGACGACGTCTTCTGGATGCAGGTGCCGCCCGGCAGTGTGCAGTACGGCTCGCTGTACGGCGCGGAAGCCGCCGCCGACCTGCTGATGGACCCGGCGGTCTGGCAGTCCATGGTCGACCAGCAGTACCGCCTGCTGACCACCCTCGACCGCTGGATCGAGCAGCTGGAGCGCACCCACGAGACGCGCACGGCCGAGGGCATCAAGGCCGGCGAGGCGGTGCGCGCCCAGGCCGACCGGACGCTGCTGGCGTCCATCGGCAAGCGCGGCGAGAAGCGCACGACGGCCGCCGACGCGGACGCCAGCTACGCGGCCTGCAAGCTGGTCGCCGAGGCGGCCGGGATCACGCTGGCCGAGCCCGCGCAGAGCGGCACCGAGAGCGACCGGCTCGACCCGGTCGAGCGGGTGGCCATCGCGTCGCGCGTCCGTGCCCGGGCCGTACGCCTGGACGGGCGGTGGTGGCGGGACAACATCGGCCCGCTCGTCGGTCACCGGGCGCTGTCCGGTGCGCCGGTGGCACTGCTGTGGCGGCGTGGTGGCTATGTCGCCGTCCATCCGGCGACCGGCCGTGAGACGCCGGTCGAGAAGGCCAACGCGGAGGAGTTCGAGCCGCGTGCCGTGATGTTCTACCGGCCGCTGCCCGACCGCGCGCCGAGCCCGCTCAGGCTCCTGCGGTTCAGCATGCGAGGCACCGGCGGTGACCTGACGAACCTGCTGATCAGCGGCCTGGTGACGGTGGCGATCGGGGCGCTGGTGCCGATCGCGACGGGCAAGATTCTCGGCGAGTTCGTGCCGAAGGCCCAGACCGGGCTGATCGTGCAGTTCTGTCTGGCCGTGATGATCAGCAGCGTTGTGGCGGCGGCGTTCATGCTGCTGCAGAACCTGACGATCCTGCGCCTTGAGGGCCGTATCGAGGCGACGCTCCAACCGGCCCTGTGGGACCGGCTGCTGCGGCTGCCCACGAAGTTCTTCACCGAGCGCTCGACCGGCGAACTGGCGAGCCAGGCCATGGGCATCAGCGCGATCCGCCGGCTGATGGCGGGAGTCGGCCCCGTCGTCGCGTCGTCGGTGACGGTGGGCGCGATGAACCTGGCGCTGCTGTTCTGGTACAGCGTGCCGATGGCGATGGCGGCGATCGGCATGCTCGTCGTCATCGCGGCCGTGTTCCTGGGGCTCGGGCTGTGGCAGGTGCGCTGGCAGCGACGGCTGGTGGTGCTGAGCAACAAGCTGAACAACCAGGCGTTCCAGACGCTGCGCGGGCTGCCGAAGCTGCGCGTTGCGGCGGCCGAGAACTACGCGTACGCGGCCTGGGCGGACCGGTTCGCGCGCAGCCGTGAGCTCCAGCAGAAGGTGGGGCGGATCAAGAACCTCACCACCGTGATGGGCGCGGTGTACCTGCCGGTGTGCACGCTGCTGATGTTCATGCTGCTGGCGGGTCCGGCACGCGGGTCGATGTCGGCGGCCGCGTTCCTCACCTTCAACACCTCGGTGACGATGCTGCTGACCTCGGTCACCCAGCTGACCGGCTCGTTCGTGTCGGTGGTGGCCGCGCTGCCGCTGTTCGAGGAGATCAAGCCGGTGCTGGACGCGACGCCCGAGGTGCGCACGGCGAGCACCCGCCCGGGCCCGCTGACCGGGGCGATCGAGGCGCGTCGGCTGTCCTTCCGGTACTCCGACGACGGTCCCCTGATCCTCGACGACGTGTCCTTCGACGTACGCCCGGGCGAGTTCGTGGCGATCGTCGGCCCCAGCGGCTGCGGCAAGTCGACGCTGCTCAGGCTGCTGATCGGCTTCGACAAGCCGGTGTCCGGCAGCGTGCTCTACGACGGCCAGGACCTGTCGGCGCTGGACCAGTCGGCCGTGCGCCGTCAGTGCGGGGTCGTGCTCCAGCACGCGCAGCCGTTCACCGGGTCCATCCTGGACGTCATCTGCGGTACCGAGCCGTACACGCCGGAGGAGGCTATGGCGGCGGCCGAGATGGCGGGGCTCGCCGAGGACATCAAGCGGATGCCGATGGGGCTGCACACGATCGTCTCGGGCAGCGGCGCGATCTCCGGCGGCCAGCGCCAGCGCCTGATGATCGCCCAGGCGTTGATCCGCCGCCCGCGCATCCTCTTCTTCGACGAGGCGACCAGCGCCCTCGACAACGAGACACAGCGCACGGTCATCGAGTCCACCAAGGCCCTCAACGCCACCCGCATCGTCATCGCGCACCGCCTGTCGACGGTGCTGGACGCCGACCGCGTGATCGTGATGGAGGACGGCAAGGTGGCTCAGCAGGGCCCGCCCGCGCAGCTCCTCGCGGACACGAACGGACGGCTGCACGAGCTGGTGCGACGCCAGATGGCGTGA
- a CDS encoding iron-containing redox enzyme family protein codes for MTHDLRPAHGGEGPPLPTARGPVSAAVEEYLRGAGPPPRHRDVAGAAVYGDDLQLALYLCYELHYRGFAGVPESLEWDPDLLRVRAALEHRFLTALRADVPAHDSVEDALADLLVEPVDGTGVSHFLCAEGELWHVREYAAQRSLYHLKEADPHAWVLPRLWGRAKSGMAAVEFDEYGGGRPERVHARLFADLMTDLDLDTTYGRYLDTATAEALATVNLMSLLGLHRALRGALVGHFAAVEITSSPASRRLAEAMRRTGAGPAAEHFYDEHVEADAVHEQVVRHDVIGGLLAEEPHLAPDVAFGIDVTGYLEDRLADRLLGSWRAGRSSLRTPPRSEIPLTL; via the coding sequence ATGACACACGACCTCCGCCCGGCGCATGGCGGCGAAGGGCCCCCGCTGCCGACGGCGCGGGGCCCCGTCTCCGCTGCCGTCGAGGAGTATCTGCGGGGTGCGGGCCCGCCGCCCCGGCACCGGGATGTCGCGGGCGCGGCCGTCTACGGCGACGACCTTCAGCTGGCCCTCTACCTCTGCTACGAACTGCACTACCGCGGTTTCGCCGGCGTTCCCGAGTCCCTCGAGTGGGACCCGGACCTGCTGCGCGTCCGCGCCGCGCTGGAACACCGCTTCCTGACCGCGCTGCGCGCGGACGTGCCCGCTCACGACAGCGTCGAGGACGCGCTGGCCGACCTCCTCGTGGAACCCGTCGACGGCACGGGAGTCAGTCACTTCCTGTGCGCCGAGGGCGAGTTGTGGCACGTGCGCGAGTACGCGGCCCAGCGCTCCCTGTACCACCTCAAGGAGGCGGACCCGCACGCCTGGGTGCTGCCCCGGCTGTGGGGCAGGGCCAAGTCGGGCATGGCGGCGGTGGAGTTCGACGAGTACGGCGGCGGCCGGCCCGAACGCGTCCACGCGCGCCTCTTCGCCGACCTGATGACGGACCTCGACCTGGACACGACATACGGGCGCTATCTCGACACGGCGACCGCGGAGGCCCTGGCCACGGTCAATCTGATGTCCCTGCTCGGCCTGCACCGGGCGCTGCGCGGAGCTCTCGTCGGCCATTTCGCGGCGGTCGAGATCACCTCGTCACCGGCCTCACGGCGCCTGGCCGAGGCGATGCGCCGCACGGGTGCCGGGCCCGCCGCCGAGCACTTCTACGACGAGCATGTCGAGGCGGACGCGGTGCACGAGCAGGTCGTACGCCATGACGTCATCGGCGGCCTGCTCGCCGAGGAGCCGCACCTCGCCCCGGACGTCGCCTTCGGCATCGACGTCACCGGATATCTGGAGGACCGCCTCGCCGACCGGCTGCTCGGCTCCTGGCGCGCGGGCCGGTCGTCGCTGCGCACGCCCCCGCGGTCCGAAATACCCCTTACTTTGTGA
- a CDS encoding alpha/beta fold hydrolase yields MRPIIRALTAALTAGLLAGVSMPGAASAHSSSHDSNSTTQKAIDWKPCAQDATAECGTLRLPVDWARPSGETFDLAVGRRKATDPDRRVGVLLVNPGGPGASGVNFAVADAKSHFGPDIQERFDIVGFDPRGVGASHPVKCSTELLRQQPSVYPRDQAEFDRLAEFNRALREDCRRHTGPLFDHADTLSVVRDMDALRGALGEEKINYFGHSYGTLIGEQYAEEYGDRIRTMALTANIDHSLGAREFLVSSAAAAEDSFHQFVKWCDRTSSCALHGRDVTAVWDRLLARADRGEIRDPESPERFLTAHKIAFDVFMKFYGPRWDELATYVAGLDAQEPDARQRSEQPRQDRSPLPREADQQTTAEPFYAVFCQDWRIRAKDHQEYAELTRAESAAAPHMRGSPRVHPAVAGCIGWPDEVNNPQHRLRITKAPKILMLHSRHDPANHFTWAANVHRQTRGTTVLLPYEGAGHSVYRRSDCTRDAVDDYLTELSIPSAGSSCAAAGTN; encoded by the coding sequence ATGCGGCCGATCATCAGAGCGCTCACCGCAGCGCTCACCGCCGGATTACTCGCCGGGGTGTCGATGCCGGGCGCGGCGTCGGCGCACTCCAGCAGTCATGACAGCAACTCGACAACACAGAAGGCGATCGACTGGAAACCATGCGCCCAGGACGCCACGGCGGAGTGCGGGACCCTGCGCCTGCCTGTCGACTGGGCACGCCCGTCGGGCGAGACGTTCGATCTCGCGGTGGGCCGTCGCAAGGCGACCGATCCGGATCGCCGCGTCGGGGTGCTGTTGGTCAACCCGGGCGGGCCGGGCGCCTCGGGTGTGAACTTCGCCGTGGCGGACGCCAAGTCCCACTTCGGTCCCGACATCCAGGAGCGGTTCGACATCGTCGGGTTCGACCCCCGGGGCGTCGGCGCCAGCCATCCGGTGAAGTGCTCCACCGAACTGCTGCGCCAACAGCCGTCGGTCTACCCCCGCGACCAGGCGGAGTTCGATCGACTCGCCGAGTTCAACCGCGCGTTGCGCGAGGACTGCCGGCGGCACACCGGTCCGCTCTTCGACCACGCCGACACCTTGAGCGTCGTCCGGGACATGGACGCGCTCCGTGGGGCGCTGGGCGAGGAGAAGATCAACTACTTCGGCCACTCCTACGGCACGCTGATCGGCGAGCAGTACGCGGAGGAGTACGGCGACCGCATCCGGACCATGGCCCTCACCGCGAACATCGACCACAGCCTCGGCGCCCGCGAGTTCCTCGTCTCCTCCGCGGCCGCCGCCGAGGACTCGTTCCACCAGTTCGTGAAGTGGTGCGACCGCACCAGCTCCTGCGCCCTGCACGGCCGGGACGTCACCGCCGTATGGGACCGCCTGCTCGCCAGGGCGGACCGGGGGGAGATACGCGATCCGGAGAGTCCGGAGCGGTTCCTGACCGCGCACAAGATCGCGTTCGACGTCTTCATGAAGTTCTACGGCCCGCGCTGGGACGAGCTGGCCACCTATGTGGCAGGCCTCGACGCACAGGAACCGGACGCACGGCAGCGGTCCGAGCAACCCCGGCAGGACCGGTCGCCGCTGCCGCGGGAAGCGGACCAGCAGACGACGGCGGAGCCGTTCTACGCGGTCTTCTGCCAGGACTGGCGCATCCGGGCGAAGGACCACCAGGAGTACGCCGAGCTGACCCGGGCCGAGTCGGCGGCCGCGCCGCACATGCGCGGTTCACCGCGCGTGCACCCCGCGGTGGCGGGGTGCATCGGCTGGCCCGACGAGGTGAACAACCCGCAGCACCGTCTGCGCATCACCAAGGCACCCAAGATCCTCATGCTGCACTCACGGCACGACCCGGCGAACCACTTCACATGGGCGGCCAATGTCCACCGGCAGACCAGGGGTACGACCGTCCTGCTGCCGTACGAGGGCGCGGGACACAGCGTCTACCGGCGCAGCGACTGCACCCGTGACGCCGTGGACGACTACCTCACGGAGCTGAGCATCCCGAGCGCCGGGAGCAGTTGCGCAGCCGCCGGGACGAACTGA